In a single window of the Panthera leo isolate Ple1 chromosome A1, P.leo_Ple1_pat1.1, whole genome shotgun sequence genome:
- the SPARC gene encoding SPARC: protein MRAWIFFLLCLAGRALAAPQQEALPDETEVVEETVAEVAEGPVGANPVQVEVGEFDEGAEEAEQEVVAENPCQNHHCKHGKVCELDENNTPMCVCQDPTSCPAPIGEFEKVCSNDNKTFDSSCHFFATKCTLEGTKKGHKLHLDYIGPCKYIPPCLDSELTEFPLRMRDWLKNVLVTLYERDEDNNLLTEKQKLRVKKIHENEKRLEAGDHPVELLARDFEKNYNMYIFPVHWQFGQLDQHPIDGYLSHTELAPLRAPLIPMEHCTTRFFETCDLDNDKYIALDEWAGCFGIKEQDIDKDLVI from the exons ATGAGGGCCTGGAtcttcttcctcctttgcctGGCCGGGAGGGCCTTGGCAGCTCCT CAACAGGAAGCCCTGCCCGATGAGACGGAGGTGGTAGAGGAAACCGTGGCTGAGGTGGCAGAG ggacctGTGGGAGCCAACCCCGTGCAGGTGGAAGTGGGAGAATTTGACGAAGGTGCCGAGGAAGCCGAACAGGAGGTGGTGGCTGAAA ACCCCTGCCAGAACCACCACTGCAAACATGGCAAAGTGTGTGAGCTGGATGAGAACAACACCCCCATGTGCGTGTGCCAGGACCCTACCAGCTGCCCTGCCCCCATTGGCGAGTTTGAGAAG GTGTGCAGCAATGACAACAAGACCTTCGACTCTTCCTGCCACTTCTTTGCCACCAAGTGCACCCTGGAGGGCACCAAGAAGGGCCACAAACTCCACCTGGACTACATTGGGCCTTGCAAAT ACATCCCCCCCTGCCTGGACTCCGAGCTGACCGAATTCCCCCTGCGCATGCGGGACTGGCTCAAGAACGTCCTGGTCACTCTGTACGAAAGGGACGAGGACAACAACCTTCTGACCGAGAAGCAGAAGCTGCGA GTGAAGAAGATCCATGAGAATGAGAAGCGCCTGGAGGCTGGAGACCACCCCGTGGAGCTGCTGGCCCGGGACTTCGAGAAGAACTACAACATGTACATCTTCCCCGTGCACTGGCAGTTTGGCCAGCTGGACCAGCACCCCATTGATGG GTACCTGTCCCACACGGAGCTGGCCCCACTGCGCGCACCCCTCATCCCCATGGAGCACTGCACCACCCGCTTTTTTGAGACCTGCGACCTGGACAATGACAAGTACATCGCCCTGGATGAGTGGGCCGGCTGCTTCGGCATCAAGGAGC AGGATATTGACAAGGATCTGGTGATCTAA